Proteins from a single region of Gasterosteus aculeatus chromosome 20, fGasAcu3.hap1.1, whole genome shotgun sequence:
- the kdf1a gene encoding keratinocyte differentiation factor 1 — MPGHSTAAPQVPRHHRPHASGPRADKHRPTRTISRESEAGQDAYRDPRGAHLHEHRADRTRYPESKYVCGRGCPRNGTPRGSETIGFIPGSADGAPTGRHACGSCASMGWTGCKALICCVLTCGFYGSREPCLPVNESSTDRPPKTGSEPHPPNGMAVTNPTCGIPLESTKSTKATKLPTSDSFRYADVRIRGQTVRYPVTDAKRTGTPGRGESHRPVSNTSLLSREDYDLDDLSDTGTDIDSLITKKLLELYALHQIDQLAKCTSDSSFSRKTLEISELIYSIAQDYNLEEQEAECKLVHGVIRISTRKGKRNKSHPSAGQRPNNGRNDGTLPDSGNETMTNTFVSSDFPEVKVSEQTPSDELARKMRPYSERTYSSSNTTAYSAYHHGTEMDSSGAPLLL; from the exons ATGCCTGGCCACAGCACCGCGGCTCCCCAGGTGCCCCGTCACCACAGACCCCACGCCTCCGGCCCGCGGGCAGACAAGCACCGACCCACCCGGACCATCTCCAGGGAGAGCGAGGCGGGCCAAGACGCCTACAGGGATCCTCGCGGCGCACATCTGCACGAGCATCGCGCTGACCGCACCCGGTATCCGGAGAGCAAGTACGTTTGCGGCAGAGGCTGCCCGCGGAACGGCACGCCGAGGGGCTCGGAGACTATAGGATTTATCCCTGGGTCGGCGGACGGCGCGCCTACCGGCAGGCATGCCTGCGGCTCCTGCGCCTCCATGGGCTGGACTGGCTGCAAGGCCCTCATCTGCTGCGTGCTGACCTGTGGCTTTTACGGCAGCCGGGAGCCCTGCCTGCCCGTTAACGAGAGCTCCACGGACCGCCCCCCTAAAACCGGCAGCGAGCCCCACCCTCCCAATGGCATGGCTGTGACCAACCCCACCTGTGGCATCCCCTTGGAGTCCACCAAGTCTACCAAAGCCACCAAGTTGCCCACAAGTGACAGCTTCCGCTACGCCGACGTGCGCATCAGAGGTCAGACGGTGAGGTATCCGGTTACTGACGCAAAGCGGACCGGTACGCCGGGCAGGGGGGAAAGCCACCGGCCGGTCAGCAACACCAGCTTGTTGTCACGCGAGGACTATGATTTAGATGACCTGAGTGACACCGGCACCGACATCGACTCTCTCATCACCAAGAAGCTGCTGGAGCTTTACGCCCTGCACCAGATCGACCAGCTGGCCAAGTGCACCTCCGACTCGTCTTTCTCCCGCAAGACCCTCGAGATCAGCGAGCTCATCTACAGCATCGCGCAGGACTACaacctggaggagcaggaggccgagTGCAAGCTCGTGCACGGCGTCATCCGCATCAGCACGCGGAAGGGCAAGAGGAACAAGAGCCATCCGTCGGCGGGACAGCGTCCTAATAATGGGAGGAACGACGGGACTCTCCCGGACAGTGGCAACGAGACCATGACCAACACCTTTGTCAGCAGTGACT TTCCAGAGGTGAAAGTGTCGGAGCAGACGCCATCCGACGAGCTGGCGAGGAAAATGAGACCCTACAGCGAGAGAA CGTACTCCTCCAGCAACACCACAGCCTACTCGGCCTACCACCATGGCACCGAAATGGACTCCTCAGGCGCTCCTCTTCTGCTCTGA
- the LOC120809979 gene encoding trophoblast glycoprotein isoform X2 encodes MCFFAVWVFLGILLCAPYQCLECPFGCECFAVTRTVKCVSKEILTVPQSIPGYAKAVIITGNNIHQIGPDSFTKMENVTNIILSNNRITDMASHSFSPLIHLRFLDLSENRLALIHPEALSIPGSPLQELNLSRSLHDLPALTDLTTALRWGGLRGLLRLDLSGNHLARLPLGFFSHLPDLRQLFLTNNSLEAVHNGTFSGMNRLELLDLTHNAFVTFGADALLELEKLGNIRILLGCNPYNCSCDIGRFAAWLNESRAQVDLDAVRCASPRGLSGARLPGLSVHAIGCVDPVQTEVADLPLQTSYVFLGLVLGLVGMVFLFVLYLNRKGMKKWIIEMRDACRDVLEGYHYRYEMDSDPRLGHIPADNGGSRRDLGSALPQRLTSDTCIVKPPADTQVKELANSPPVNR; translated from the exons atgtgtttttttgctgtttgggTGTTTTTGGGAATCCTTCTCTGTGCACCATACCAGTGCTTGGAGTGTCCTTTTGGCTGTGAGTGTTTTGCTGTCACTCGCACagtgaaatgtgtttccaaggAGATTCTCACAGTGCCACAAAGTATTCCGGGATATGCGAAGGCGGTCATCATCACAGGAAACAATATACACCAGATTGGACCGGATTCCTTTACGAAGATGGAGAATGTCACCAACATCATTTTAAGTAATAATAG GATCACAGACATGGCGTCCCACAGCTTCTctcccctcatccacctgcGCTTCCTGGACCTCAGTGAGAACCGACTGGCCCTCATTCACCCCGAAGCTCTCAGCATACCCGGCAGTCCCCTCCAGGAGCTAAACTTAAGCCGCTCGCTGCACGACCTCCCCGCCCTGACAGACCTCACCACGGCTCTGCGCTGGGGGGGTCTCAGAGGACTCCTCCGACTCGACCTTTCTGGGAACCACCTCGCCCGGCTGCCCCTTGGGTTTTTCTCCCACCTTCCCGACCTGCGGCAGCTCTTCCTCACCAACAACTCTCTGGAAGCCGTCCACAATGGAACCTTCTCTGGCATGAACCGTCTGGAGCTGCTGGACCTTACCCACAACGCCTTCGTCACATTCGGGGCTGACGCTCTACTAGAGCTGGAGAAGCTTGGGAACATCAGAATCCTCCTTGGGTGCAACCCCTACAACTGCTCCTGCGACATCGGCCGTTTCGCGGCCTGGCTGAACGAATCGAGAGCTCAGGTGGATTTGGATGCGGTGAGGTGCGCCTCGCCAAGAGGACTAAGTGGCGCCCGCCTGCCAGGGCTCAGCGTCCACGCCATTGGATGTGTTGATCCAGTCCAAACGGAAGTGGCTGACCTCCCCCTGCAGACATCTTATGTCTTCCTCGGGCTGGTGCTTGGTCTTGTTGGTATGGTGTTTCTCTTTGTGCTCTACCTCAATCGCAAGGGTATGAAGAAGTGGATCATTGAAATGAGAGACGCGTGTCGGGATGTTCTGGAGGGTTATCACTACCGTTACGAGATGGACTCGGACCCTCGGCTGGGGCACATCCCCGCAGATAACGGTGGCAGCAGGCGGGATTTAGGATCAGCTCTGCCTCAACGACTGACAAGTGACACTTGTATTGTGAAgcctcctgcagacacacaggttAAAGAGCTGGCAAACTCTCCACCTGTGAACCGATGA
- the LOC120809979 gene encoding trophoblast glycoprotein isoform X1 — MCFFAVWVFLGILLCAPYQCLECPFGCECFAVTRTVKCVSKEILTVPQSIPGYAKAVIITGNNIHQIGPDSFTKMENVTNIILSNNSVRHLHRITDMASHSFSPLIHLRFLDLSENRLALIHPEALSIPGSPLQELNLSRSLHDLPALTDLTTALRWGGLRGLLRLDLSGNHLARLPLGFFSHLPDLRQLFLTNNSLEAVHNGTFSGMNRLELLDLTHNAFVTFGADALLELEKLGNIRILLGCNPYNCSCDIGRFAAWLNESRAQVDLDAVRCASPRGLSGARLPGLSVHAIGCVDPVQTEVADLPLQTSYVFLGLVLGLVGMVFLFVLYLNRKGMKKWIIEMRDACRDVLEGYHYRYEMDSDPRLGHIPADNGGSRRDLGSALPQRLTSDTCIVKPPADTQVKELANSPPVNR, encoded by the exons atgtgtttttttgctgtttgggTGTTTTTGGGAATCCTTCTCTGTGCACCATACCAGTGCTTGGAGTGTCCTTTTGGCTGTGAGTGTTTTGCTGTCACTCGCACagtgaaatgtgtttccaaggAGATTCTCACAGTGCCACAAAGTATTCCGGGATATGCGAAGGCGGTCATCATCACAGGAAACAATATACACCAGATTGGACCGGATTCCTTTACGAAGATGGAGAATGTCACCAACATCATTTTAAGTAATAATAG TGTTCGTCATCTTCACAGGATCACAGACATGGCGTCCCACAGCTTCTctcccctcatccacctgcGCTTCCTGGACCTCAGTGAGAACCGACTGGCCCTCATTCACCCCGAAGCTCTCAGCATACCCGGCAGTCCCCTCCAGGAGCTAAACTTAAGCCGCTCGCTGCACGACCTCCCCGCCCTGACAGACCTCACCACGGCTCTGCGCTGGGGGGGTCTCAGAGGACTCCTCCGACTCGACCTTTCTGGGAACCACCTCGCCCGGCTGCCCCTTGGGTTTTTCTCCCACCTTCCCGACCTGCGGCAGCTCTTCCTCACCAACAACTCTCTGGAAGCCGTCCACAATGGAACCTTCTCTGGCATGAACCGTCTGGAGCTGCTGGACCTTACCCACAACGCCTTCGTCACATTCGGGGCTGACGCTCTACTAGAGCTGGAGAAGCTTGGGAACATCAGAATCCTCCTTGGGTGCAACCCCTACAACTGCTCCTGCGACATCGGCCGTTTCGCGGCCTGGCTGAACGAATCGAGAGCTCAGGTGGATTTGGATGCGGTGAGGTGCGCCTCGCCAAGAGGACTAAGTGGCGCCCGCCTGCCAGGGCTCAGCGTCCACGCCATTGGATGTGTTGATCCAGTCCAAACGGAAGTGGCTGACCTCCCCCTGCAGACATCTTATGTCTTCCTCGGGCTGGTGCTTGGTCTTGTTGGTATGGTGTTTCTCTTTGTGCTCTACCTCAATCGCAAGGGTATGAAGAAGTGGATCATTGAAATGAGAGACGCGTGTCGGGATGTTCTGGAGGGTTATCACTACCGTTACGAGATGGACTCGGACCCTCGGCTGGGGCACATCCCCGCAGATAACGGTGGCAGCAGGCGGGATTTAGGATCAGCTCTGCCTCAACGACTGACAAGTGACACTTGTATTGTGAAgcctcctgcagacacacaggttAAAGAGCTGGCAAACTCTCCACCTGTGAACCGATGA